From Onychostoma macrolepis isolate SWU-2019 chromosome 19, ASM1243209v1, whole genome shotgun sequence, a single genomic window includes:
- the LOC131525346 gene encoding zinc finger MYM-type protein 4-like isoform X3 yields MVITCAYPDCSNRLKPKRLRLLARTHPGVVTFHVFPTSVPARLKLWLLALRLDINTPTNLLKLWRVCSDHFSPDDFTYPGEDHVRLKSSAVPVVFSHRTEETVIEPDALSADNSWDTEEDDEVYYADDFESTSGKQKNPRTCPEQRGKLILNVTNPPTEPSTSLSTFGSYYALPPTWHYQMDDPAEAGLQMEECYDVNANMDSVAYSEDENSGLGSPSAAGVFMASEDFKGHPDMCQGEDMAQCSEELVITKVEDTNEMTLDQNEDYNGMTEVDGSEDSETQRAKDIKSRTMESSAEMAVDKAKATQPSVIMPLKIKDEPMDEEWKKAPHSPMEYIKDDEDFDQAPDDIKIQASVGIPEKTPPIPAKSIQPLRRHGVLCTACNKVMLKGHTAFQRSGSSKLYCSPQCLCNAKKKTCHCCLKEIQDENIKITLVDMSGTVKEFCSQKCRSALNFKCSVCEKTGVTHSHEVNYMGSIHKLCSDSCFNQFRSSNKLNMNSCVNCGGYCYGTDSQCPSLQMEDRVMKFCSQNCLTAYKKRSLKLVICKMCHALRPAADAVDSPNSEGIRELFCSTSCVMKKESHTGLERLEGVAAECSNCKLKLVPQYHISTFKGSVQNFCSYSCVLAYQESFNKTKPNMSVNTVTSTSKNTSTPNPAAPKPASSESSSSAKTSTSSGPVQTVTKIPCSQCLNFFFHRPELLEFRRKMYAFCSNTCVDEFRRIYRIEARCEHCKLDKIVKIVRKINKVDRSFCSERCKTLFEHSLFKRWGKKHCCNCFYCNSTSKTVVTDVFDGKQEEFCGNDCLLKHNLLIRQEIKCSMCRQAKKITETVKWLGEMKHFCSLRCLMFFCSLQGITGVVANKSLATRGVTPVSSAVPQSTKQGTPVIANVVSLSSASNDQPGVLGNTDPKGSVPVKVTGNECAVKAPVSSSQTQKDKDLPYKSISKNKATSCKPHTCDAEAQIDGTPKVIVLPVPVPVYVPVPMHLYTQYIPQSVGLPLPVPVPLFFPTTLDNAEHIVKTIQEIKEKIPDDPLEADLIMMAEMVAEDAEKEKQIISSDQTGNIMEDLDLEDLSSNLSWGEDSVSSAQTWDQTPEPERPPPSRSATLTPVSTTVEEPQMDLEADFPIESIERFRKQMQKEVNSGKQRSRKRGHDGFPEKKQGSKCASAPPNSLSKLQHEYGVKAWKKWVRWRNTQPNMETLKFGSRSMTLKEDLLKCCTAEISYGLCKFISEVRRPNGEKYSPDSVFYLCLGIQQYLFENNRMENIFADVFYAKFCHEMSNILRGWKPTILPSGYVHSRVEEYHLWDCKQLGAFSPGVLLNTLLYFFTKYFNYRTVEQHRRLSFGHIKRYSRGQANNKVSFLRFYPPKEDGSTDGVPVKKKKKEGERQRVLKIRQNSDNPLRCPVRLYEFYLSKCSPGIRQDTTQFYLSPERSCVPSSPTWFSTTSLNDEVLDSMLTRILTVRELHLERDKSPNETDSDSDSDFTPV; encoded by the exons GAGACTGTGATTGAACCAGACGCCCTGTCAGCAGACAACAGTTGGGATACAGAGGAAGATGATGAGGTTTATTATGCAGATGATTTTGAATCAACTTCAGGAAAGCAAAAGAACCCCAGAACCTGCCCTGAACAGCGTGGTAAACTCATTTTGAATGTTACAAATCCACCTACAGAGCCATCTACATCTCTATCTACTTTTGGGTCCTACTATGCTCTTCCACCCACATGGCACTACCAAATG GACGATCCTGCTGAGGCTGGGCTACAAATGGAAGAATGTTATGATGTAAACGCCAACATGGATTCTGTTGCTTATTCAGAAG ATGAGAACTCTGGACTGGGCTCTCCGTCTGCAGCAGGTGTCTTTATGGCCAGTGAGGATTTTAAAGGACATCCAGACATGTGCCAGGGGGAGGACATGGCCCAGTGTTCAGAAGAGCTTGTGATCACTAAAGTTGAGGACACTAATGAAATGACACTGGACCAGAATGAGGATTACAATGGGATGACAGAAGTGGATGGATCAGAAGATTCAG AAACGCAGAGAGCCAAAGACATAAAAAGCAGAACTATGGAATCGTCTGCTGAAATG GCTGTTGACAAAGCTAAAGCAACCCAGCCCTCTGTCATAATGCCTTTGAAGATCAAGGATGAACCGATGGATGAGGAATGGAAAAAAGCACCACATTCCCCGATGGAATACATTAAGGATGATGAG GATTTTGACCAAGCACCGGATGATATCAAGATTCAAG CTTCAGTAGGCATCCCAGAAAAGACACCACCAATCCCAGCAAAATCCATTCAGCCTTTAAGAAGACATGGTGTGTTGTGCACTGCCTGTAATAAGGTCATGCTGAAGGGACACACAGCATTTCAGCGTAGTGGCTCTTCTAAACTCTACTGCTCGCCTCAATGTCTCTGCAACGCTAAGAAGAAAACATGTCACTGCTGCCTTAA AGAAATTCAGGATGAGAATATCAAAATTACCCTGGTAGACATGTCAGGGACTGTGAAGGAGTTCTGCAGTCAGAAATGCCGCAGCGCTTTAAACTTCAagtgcagtgtgtgtgagaaGACAGGAGTG ACTCATAGTCATGAGGTGAATTACATGGGCTCCATCCATAAGCTGTGCAGCGACAGCTGCTTCAACCAGTTCCGCTCCTCCAATAAGCTGAACATGAACAGCTGTGTGAACTGTGGAGGATATTGCTATGGCACAGACAGTCAGTGTCCGTCTCTACAGATGGAGGACAGAGTTATGAAGTTCTGCAGCCAAAACTGCCTCACAGCCTACAAAAAG AGGAGTCTGAAACTTGTCATCTGCAAAATGTGTCATGCCCTGCGCCCAGCTGCAGATGCGGTGGACAGTCCAAACTCCGAGGGCATCAGGGAGCTTTTCTGCTCCACTTCCTGTGTCATG aaaaaagaaagtcatacaggtttggaacgacttgagg GTGTTGCAGCAGAATGCAGCAACTGCAAGCTGAAACTAGTGCCTCAGTACCACATATCCACGTTTAAAGGATCCGTTCAGAACTTTTGCTCTTATTCCTGTGTACTAGCATATCAG GAGTCCTTCAATAAGACTAAACCTAACATgtcagtaaatacagtaacctCTACAAGCAAAAACACATCTACCCCGAACCCTGCTGCCCCCAAACCAGCTTCCTCAGAGTCCAGCTCATCAGCGAAGACCAGTACTTCCAGTGGTCCAGTGCAGACAGTCACCAAGATCCCCTGCTCTCAGTGTCTGAACTTCTTCTTCCACAGACCAGAGCTGCTGGAGTTTAGG AGGAAAATGTACGCTTTCTGCAGTAACACTTGTGTTGATGAGTTCAGAAGGATCTACCGCATAGAAGCTCGCTGTGAACACTGCAAGCTCGATAAGATTGTAAAAATAGTGAGAAAGATAAACAAGGTTGACCGTTCTTTCTGCAGTGAGA GATGCAAGACGCTCTTTGAGCATAGCCTGTTCAAACGCTGGGGAAAGAAACACTGTTGCAACTGCTTTTACTGTAACAGCACTTCTAAGACTGTAGTGACTGATGTCTTTGATGGGAAGCAAGAGGAGTTCTGTGGGAACGATTGCTTGTTAAAACACAATTTACTGATCCGTCag GAAATAAAGTGCTCAATGTGCAGGCAGGCCAAGAAGATAACGGAGACTGTGAAATGGCTGGGTGAGATGAAGCATTTCTGCAGCCTGCGGTGCCTGATGTTCTTCTGCAGTCTGCAGGGCATCACTGGAGTCGTTGCAAATAAATCTCTAGCCACACGAG GTGTGACCCCAGTATCCTCTGCAGTTCCTCAAAGTACTAAACAGGGCACACCGGTCATTGCCAATGTCGTCTCGCTTTCGAGTGCATCCAACGACCAGCCAGGTGTTTTGGGAAACACAGATCCAAAAG GCTCTGTTCCTGTAAAAGTCACAGGAAAT GAGTGTGCTGTGAAAGCTCCTGTCTCTTCATCCCAAACCCAGAAAGACAAGGACTTGCCATATAAATCCATAAGCAAAAACAAAGCCACGTCCTGTAAACCTCACACCTGTGATGCTGAAGCACAAATAG ATGGAACTCCTAAGGTGATAGTGCTGCCTGTACCAGTACCAGTGTATGTGCCAGTTCCTATGCATCTCTACACTCAATACATTCCACAGTCTGTGGGGCTTCCACTTCCG GTTCCGGTGCCCTTGTTCTTCCCTACAACCCTGGATAATGCCGAGCACATTGTGAAGACCATTCAGGAAATCAAAGAGAAGATCCCTGATGACCCTCTGGAGGCCGACCTCATCATGATGGCAGAGATGGTGGCTGAGGATGCAGAGAAGGAGAAACAAATCATCTCTAGTG ATCAGACTGGTAACATAATGGAGGACCTTGATTTGGAAGATCTATCCAGCAATCTGAGTTGGGGGGAGGACTCTGTGTCTTCTGCCCAGACATGGGATCAAACCCCTGAGCCTGAGAGGCCTCCTCCATCCAGATCTGCCACACTGACCCCCGTCTCCACCACCGTAGAAGAGCCTCAGATGGACTTGGAGGCCGATTTCCCAATCG AGAGCATTGAACGTTTTAGAAAGCAAATGCAAAAGGAGGTCAATTCTGGCAAACAGAGATCACGCAAGAGAGGACACGATGGCTTCCCTGAGAAAAAACAG GGCAGTAAGTGTGCATCAGCACCTCCAAACAGCCTCTCCAAACTGCAACATGAGTACGGAGTCAAAGCCTGGAAGAAGTGGGTGCGCTGGAGGAACACCCAACCCAACATGGAGACTCTCAAATTTGGCT CACGTAGTATGACACTAAAGGAGGATTTGTTGAAGTGCTGCACTGCTGAAATAAGCTACGGCCTCTGCAAGTTCATTTCTGAAGTTCGTCGACCCAACGGAGAGAAATACAGCCCTGACAGCGTCTTTTATCTCTGCTTGGGAATCCAGCAG TACCTGTTTGAGAACAATCGGATGGAGAACATCTTCGCAGACGTCTTCTACGCCAAATTCTGCCATGAAATGAGCAACATACTCAGAGGGTGGAAACCAACTATTTTGCCCAGCG GTTATGTTCATTCTCGTGTGGAGGAGTATCATCTGTGGGACTGTAAGCAGCTGGGGGCGTTTTCACCCGGTGTGCTGCTCAACACACTGCTCTACTTCTTCACTAAGTACTTCAACTACAGGACAGTGGAGCAGCACCGCCGCCTCTCTTTTGGCCACATCAAACGCTACTCTCGAGGACAAGCCAACAACAAAGTGTCTTTCCTCCGTTTCTATCCCCCGAAAGAGGACGGAAGCACAG ATGGTGTCCCtgtaaagaagaagaagaaagaaggtgAACGGCAAAGGGTGCTAAAAATACGGCAGAATTCAGACAATCCTCTTCGCTGTCCTGTCAGGCTTTACGAGTTCTATCTCTCAAAATG CTCGCCCGGCATAAGACAAGACACAACCCAATTTTACCTGAGCCCCGAGCGCTCCTGTGTCCCCAGCAGTCCCACGTGGTTCTCTACCACCTCTCTGAATGATGAGGTTCTGGATAGCATGCTCACACGTATCCTTACTGTCAGAGAGCTGCACCTGGAGAGAGACAAATCACCCAATGAGACTGATTCAGACAGTGACTCGGACTTCACACCGGTTTAG
- the LOC131525346 gene encoding zinc finger MYM-type protein 4-like isoform X6 has product MVRVCAFPGCFNREKAIRLRPVASSQDESLTFHTLPLHDPERLKLWLLALKRDINSPIENIRALRVCSDHFSPDDLTGPTRRYLNSSAVPRQQTEETVIEPDALSADNSWDTEEDDEVYYADDFESTSGKQKNPRTCPEQRGKLILNVTNPPTEPSTSLSTFGSYYALPPTWHYQMDDPAEAGLQMEECYDVNANMDSVAYSEDENSGLGSPSAAGVFMASEDFKGHPDMCQGEDMAQCSEELVITKVEDTNEMTLDQNEDYNGMTEVDGSEDSETQRAKDIKSRTMESSAEMAVDKAKATQPSVIMPLKIKDEPMDEEWKKAPHSPMEYIKDDEDFDQAPDDIKIQASVGIPEKTPPIPAKSIQPLRRHGVLCTACNKVMLKGHTAFQRSGSSKLYCSPQCLCNAKKKTCHCCLKEIQDENIKITLVDMSGTVKEFCSQKCRSALNFKCSVCEKTGVTHSHEVNYMGSIHKLCSDSCFNQFRSSNKLNMNSCVNCGGYCYGTDSQCPSLQMEDRVMKFCSQNCLTAYKKRSLKLVICKMCHALRPAADAVDSPNSEGIRELFCSTSCVMKKESHTGLERLEGVAAECSNCKLKLVPQYHISTFKGSVQNFCSYSCVLAYQESFNKTKPNMSVNTVTSTSKNTSTPNPAAPKPASSESSSSAKTSTSSGPVQTVTKIPCSQCLNFFFHRPELLEFRRKMYAFCSNTCVDEFRRIYRIEARCEHCKLDKIVKIVRKINKVDRSFCSERCKTLFEHSLFKRWGKKHCCNCFYCNSTSKTVVTDVFDGKQEEFCGNDCLLKHNLLIRQEIKCSMCRQAKKITETVKWLGEMKHFCSLRCLMFFCSLQGITGVVANKSLATRGVTPVSSAVPQSTKQGTPVIANVVSLSSASNDQPGVLGNTDPKGSVPVKVTGNECAVKAPVSSSQTQKDKDLPYKSISKNKATSCKPHTCDAEAQIDGTPKVIVLPVPVPVYVPVPMHLYTQYIPQSVGLPLPVPVPLFFPTTLDNAEHIVKTIQEIKEKIPDDPLEADLIMMAEMVAEDAEKEKQIISSDQTGNIMEDLDLEDLSSNLSWGEDSVSSAQTWDQTPEPERPPPSRSATLTPVSTTVEEPQMDLEADFPIESIERFRKQMQKEVNSGKQRSRKRGHDGFPEKKQGSKCASAPPNSLSKLQHEYGVKAWKKWVRWRNTQPNMETLKFGSRSMTLKEDLLKCCTAEISYGLCKFISEVRRPNGEKYSPDSVFYLCLGIQQYLFENNRMENIFADVFYAKFCHEMSNILRGWKPTILPSGYVHSRVEEYHLWDCKQLGAFSPGVLLNTLLYFFTKYFNYRTVEQHRRLSFGHIKRYSRGQANNKVSFLRFYPPKEDGSTDGVPVKKKKKEGERQRVLKIRQNSDNPLRCPVRLYEFYLSKCSPGIRQDTTQFYLSPERSCVPSSPTWFSTTSLNDEVLDSMLTRILTVRELHLERDKSPNETDSDSDSDFTPV; this is encoded by the exons ATGGTACGCGTGTGTGCGTTTCCTGGATGTTTCAACCGAGAGAAAGCGATACGACTCCGTCCAGTGGCATCATCTCAGGACGAAAGTTTGACTTTCCACACATTACCGCTGCATGATCCAGAGAGGCTGAAGCTGTGGCTGCTCGCTCTCAAACGGGATATAAATTCACCCATTGAAAATATCCGGGCGTTGAGAGTGTGCAGTGACCATTTTTCGCCGGACGATCTCACAGGGCCAACTCGAAGATATCTGAATTCATCTGCTGTGCCTAGGCAACAAACTGAG GAGACTGTGATTGAACCAGACGCCCTGTCAGCAGACAACAGTTGGGATACAGAGGAAGATGATGAGGTTTATTATGCAGATGATTTTGAATCAACTTCAGGAAAGCAAAAGAACCCCAGAACCTGCCCTGAACAGCGTGGTAAACTCATTTTGAATGTTACAAATCCACCTACAGAGCCATCTACATCTCTATCTACTTTTGGGTCCTACTATGCTCTTCCACCCACATGGCACTACCAAATG GACGATCCTGCTGAGGCTGGGCTACAAATGGAAGAATGTTATGATGTAAACGCCAACATGGATTCTGTTGCTTATTCAGAAG ATGAGAACTCTGGACTGGGCTCTCCGTCTGCAGCAGGTGTCTTTATGGCCAGTGAGGATTTTAAAGGACATCCAGACATGTGCCAGGGGGAGGACATGGCCCAGTGTTCAGAAGAGCTTGTGATCACTAAAGTTGAGGACACTAATGAAATGACACTGGACCAGAATGAGGATTACAATGGGATGACAGAAGTGGATGGATCAGAAGATTCAG AAACGCAGAGAGCCAAAGACATAAAAAGCAGAACTATGGAATCGTCTGCTGAAATG GCTGTTGACAAAGCTAAAGCAACCCAGCCCTCTGTCATAATGCCTTTGAAGATCAAGGATGAACCGATGGATGAGGAATGGAAAAAAGCACCACATTCCCCGATGGAATACATTAAGGATGATGAG GATTTTGACCAAGCACCGGATGATATCAAGATTCAAG CTTCAGTAGGCATCCCAGAAAAGACACCACCAATCCCAGCAAAATCCATTCAGCCTTTAAGAAGACATGGTGTGTTGTGCACTGCCTGTAATAAGGTCATGCTGAAGGGACACACAGCATTTCAGCGTAGTGGCTCTTCTAAACTCTACTGCTCGCCTCAATGTCTCTGCAACGCTAAGAAGAAAACATGTCACTGCTGCCTTAA AGAAATTCAGGATGAGAATATCAAAATTACCCTGGTAGACATGTCAGGGACTGTGAAGGAGTTCTGCAGTCAGAAATGCCGCAGCGCTTTAAACTTCAagtgcagtgtgtgtgagaaGACAGGAGTG ACTCATAGTCATGAGGTGAATTACATGGGCTCCATCCATAAGCTGTGCAGCGACAGCTGCTTCAACCAGTTCCGCTCCTCCAATAAGCTGAACATGAACAGCTGTGTGAACTGTGGAGGATATTGCTATGGCACAGACAGTCAGTGTCCGTCTCTACAGATGGAGGACAGAGTTATGAAGTTCTGCAGCCAAAACTGCCTCACAGCCTACAAAAAG AGGAGTCTGAAACTTGTCATCTGCAAAATGTGTCATGCCCTGCGCCCAGCTGCAGATGCGGTGGACAGTCCAAACTCCGAGGGCATCAGGGAGCTTTTCTGCTCCACTTCCTGTGTCATG aaaaaagaaagtcatacaggtttggaacgacttgagg GTGTTGCAGCAGAATGCAGCAACTGCAAGCTGAAACTAGTGCCTCAGTACCACATATCCACGTTTAAAGGATCCGTTCAGAACTTTTGCTCTTATTCCTGTGTACTAGCATATCAG GAGTCCTTCAATAAGACTAAACCTAACATgtcagtaaatacagtaacctCTACAAGCAAAAACACATCTACCCCGAACCCTGCTGCCCCCAAACCAGCTTCCTCAGAGTCCAGCTCATCAGCGAAGACCAGTACTTCCAGTGGTCCAGTGCAGACAGTCACCAAGATCCCCTGCTCTCAGTGTCTGAACTTCTTCTTCCACAGACCAGAGCTGCTGGAGTTTAGG AGGAAAATGTACGCTTTCTGCAGTAACACTTGTGTTGATGAGTTCAGAAGGATCTACCGCATAGAAGCTCGCTGTGAACACTGCAAGCTCGATAAGATTGTAAAAATAGTGAGAAAGATAAACAAGGTTGACCGTTCTTTCTGCAGTGAGA GATGCAAGACGCTCTTTGAGCATAGCCTGTTCAAACGCTGGGGAAAGAAACACTGTTGCAACTGCTTTTACTGTAACAGCACTTCTAAGACTGTAGTGACTGATGTCTTTGATGGGAAGCAAGAGGAGTTCTGTGGGAACGATTGCTTGTTAAAACACAATTTACTGATCCGTCag GAAATAAAGTGCTCAATGTGCAGGCAGGCCAAGAAGATAACGGAGACTGTGAAATGGCTGGGTGAGATGAAGCATTTCTGCAGCCTGCGGTGCCTGATGTTCTTCTGCAGTCTGCAGGGCATCACTGGAGTCGTTGCAAATAAATCTCTAGCCACACGAG GTGTGACCCCAGTATCCTCTGCAGTTCCTCAAAGTACTAAACAGGGCACACCGGTCATTGCCAATGTCGTCTCGCTTTCGAGTGCATCCAACGACCAGCCAGGTGTTTTGGGAAACACAGATCCAAAAG GCTCTGTTCCTGTAAAAGTCACAGGAAAT GAGTGTGCTGTGAAAGCTCCTGTCTCTTCATCCCAAACCCAGAAAGACAAGGACTTGCCATATAAATCCATAAGCAAAAACAAAGCCACGTCCTGTAAACCTCACACCTGTGATGCTGAAGCACAAATAG ATGGAACTCCTAAGGTGATAGTGCTGCCTGTACCAGTACCAGTGTATGTGCCAGTTCCTATGCATCTCTACACTCAATACATTCCACAGTCTGTGGGGCTTCCACTTCCG GTTCCGGTGCCCTTGTTCTTCCCTACAACCCTGGATAATGCCGAGCACATTGTGAAGACCATTCAGGAAATCAAAGAGAAGATCCCTGATGACCCTCTGGAGGCCGACCTCATCATGATGGCAGAGATGGTGGCTGAGGATGCAGAGAAGGAGAAACAAATCATCTCTAGTG ATCAGACTGGTAACATAATGGAGGACCTTGATTTGGAAGATCTATCCAGCAATCTGAGTTGGGGGGAGGACTCTGTGTCTTCTGCCCAGACATGGGATCAAACCCCTGAGCCTGAGAGGCCTCCTCCATCCAGATCTGCCACACTGACCCCCGTCTCCACCACCGTAGAAGAGCCTCAGATGGACTTGGAGGCCGATTTCCCAATCG AGAGCATTGAACGTTTTAGAAAGCAAATGCAAAAGGAGGTCAATTCTGGCAAACAGAGATCACGCAAGAGAGGACACGATGGCTTCCCTGAGAAAAAACAG GGCAGTAAGTGTGCATCAGCACCTCCAAACAGCCTCTCCAAACTGCAACATGAGTACGGAGTCAAAGCCTGGAAGAAGTGGGTGCGCTGGAGGAACACCCAACCCAACATGGAGACTCTCAAATTTGGCT CACGTAGTATGACACTAAAGGAGGATTTGTTGAAGTGCTGCACTGCTGAAATAAGCTACGGCCTCTGCAAGTTCATTTCTGAAGTTCGTCGACCCAACGGAGAGAAATACAGCCCTGACAGCGTCTTTTATCTCTGCTTGGGAATCCAGCAG TACCTGTTTGAGAACAATCGGATGGAGAACATCTTCGCAGACGTCTTCTACGCCAAATTCTGCCATGAAATGAGCAACATACTCAGAGGGTGGAAACCAACTATTTTGCCCAGCG GTTATGTTCATTCTCGTGTGGAGGAGTATCATCTGTGGGACTGTAAGCAGCTGGGGGCGTTTTCACCCGGTGTGCTGCTCAACACACTGCTCTACTTCTTCACTAAGTACTTCAACTACAGGACAGTGGAGCAGCACCGCCGCCTCTCTTTTGGCCACATCAAACGCTACTCTCGAGGACAAGCCAACAACAAAGTGTCTTTCCTCCGTTTCTATCCCCCGAAAGAGGACGGAAGCACAG ATGGTGTCCCtgtaaagaagaagaagaaagaaggtgAACGGCAAAGGGTGCTAAAAATACGGCAGAATTCAGACAATCCTCTTCGCTGTCCTGTCAGGCTTTACGAGTTCTATCTCTCAAAATG CTCGCCCGGCATAAGACAAGACACAACCCAATTTTACCTGAGCCCCGAGCGCTCCTGTGTCCCCAGCAGTCCCACGTGGTTCTCTACCACCTCTCTGAATGATGAGGTTCTGGATAGCATGCTCACACGTATCCTTACTGTCAGAGAGCTGCACCTGGAGAGAGACAAATCACCCAATGAGACTGATTCAGACAGTGACTCGGACTTCACACCGGTTTAG